The proteins below come from a single Iocasia fonsfrigidae genomic window:
- a CDS encoding Na-translocating system protein MpsC family protein → MSKQLGYMIRQFRERKSISQQELSEISGLSQSFISSIENNLKSPTIRSLKELAQALDISHEELVKTALFPEKYIDVIKKNNLITGLNASIAKLYKYVIGTGPKRITTDIYKDVVIIRLKPYVSPILEQLSKSSEGKNILSNLARYLFDSYKVEFNKILNEYIGIKVDNIYCDYSNINEILLINIFSEEIL, encoded by the coding sequence TTGAGTAAACAACTAGGATATATGATAAGACAATTTAGAGAAAGGAAATCAATTAGTCAGCAGGAATTATCAGAGATATCAGGGTTATCCCAATCATTTATAAGTAGTATTGAAAATAACCTGAAGAGTCCAACTATCAGGAGTTTAAAGGAATTGGCCCAGGCTTTAGATATATCTCATGAAGAATTAGTTAAGACTGCTTTGTTTCCTGAAAAATACATTGATGTGATTAAAAAAAACAATTTAATTACAGGATTAAATGCTAGTATAGCTAAATTGTATAAGTATGTGATTGGGACAGGACCTAAAAGGATTACAACTGATATATATAAAGATGTTGTAATTATTAGGCTTAAACCATATGTAAGTCCAATATTAGAGCAATTGTCTAAAAGTAGTGAGGGGAAAAATATTTTAAGTAATCTGGCCAGATACCTTTTTGATAGTTATAAAGTGGAATTTAATAAAATATTAAATGAATATATTGGAATAAAAGTTGATAATATTTATTGTGATTATAGTAATATTAATGAGATTCTGCTTATCAATATCTTTAGCGAAGAAATTTTATAG